The Blochmannia endosymbiont of Camponotus sp. genome includes a window with the following:
- a CDS encoding DNA polymerase III subunit psi — MWINNEDRQNNFILQQLGITLWKLRYPVVLNNNNQIKLCKCLRLLLISSDSPISLNDLFIKDVIRATQFNPKEVYALTNSQINHLIIPSGFSCHCWWIGTEVSKNFHGMCLNTPSLPILKSNVKAKRDLWRQISCIKFNI; from the coding sequence ATGTGGATTAACAACGAAGATAGACAAAATAATTTTATTCTACAGCAATTAGGTATTACACTGTGGAAATTACGATATCCCGTAGTTTTAAATAATAATAATCAGATTAAATTATGCAAATGTCTTCGTTTATTATTAATATCATCAGATTCTCCAATATCATTGAATGACCTTTTTATTAAAGATGTTATACGTGCTACGCAGTTTAATCCTAAAGAAGTATATGCATTAACTAATAGTCAAATTAATCACTTGATTATTCCGTCAGGATTTTCTTGTCACTGTTGGTGGATCGGTACTGAAGTATCAAAAAATTTCCATGGCATGTGTTTAAATACTCCATCATTGCCAATATTAAAATCTAATGTTAAAGCTAAGCGTGATTTGTGGCGACAAATTAGTTGCATTAAATTTAATATTTAA
- the thrC gene encoding threonine synthase — MKLYNIKQHDEQVTFCQALIQGLGKDQGLFFPIDLPKFSVLEINSMLEMNFIERSAHILSTYIGSELSKNTILSCVQNAFNFPVPLVFVKNNIAILELFHGPTLAFKDFGSRLMAQMLNKVNHRFNKPMVILTATSGDTGAAVAHAFVNLSNIHVIILYPKGKISVLQERLFCTLGGNIYTISVDGDFDSCQFLVKKAFEDNILRQILDLNSANSINISRLLAQLCYYFEGISQLPYQMHNKLVIAVPSGNFGNLTAGLLAQSCGLPVKKFIAATNVNDTVPRFLQNGNWEPHPTVSTFSNAMDVSCPNNWPRIEELFRRENRSIKELKYGCVNDILTEKTVQEISDLGYLSEPHTAVAYRLLSDQLDSDEFGICLGTAHPVKFKELVECFLRKKIQVVLPVSLKERMRLPILSYEIPKCFSSLRNLILKIVS; from the coding sequence ATGAAATTATATAACATTAAACAACATGACGAACAAGTCACATTTTGTCAAGCTCTTATACAAGGACTAGGAAAAGATCAAGGATTGTTTTTTCCGATAGATCTTCCAAAGTTTTCCGTACTTGAAATTAATTCTATGTTAGAAATGAATTTCATAGAACGTAGTGCGCATATTTTATCTACGTACATTGGCTCTGAGTTATCAAAAAATACTATATTAAGTTGTGTTCAGAATGCTTTTAATTTTCCAGTACCATTAGTATTTGTAAAAAACAACATTGCTATTTTAGAACTTTTTCATGGACCAACTTTAGCTTTTAAAGATTTTGGAAGTCGATTGATGGCACAAATGTTAAATAAAGTTAATCATAGATTCAATAAGCCTATGGTTATTCTTACAGCCACGTCTGGAGATACAGGAGCAGCTGTAGCTCATGCTTTTGTTAATTTGAGTAATATACACGTCATTATTTTATATCCTAAAGGGAAAATTAGTGTATTGCAAGAAAGATTATTTTGTACTTTAGGAGGTAATATTTATACTATATCAGTAGATGGAGATTTTGATTCATGTCAATTTTTAGTAAAAAAAGCTTTTGAAGATAATATATTACGACAGATTTTAGATTTAAATTCTGCTAATTCTATTAATATTAGTCGTTTATTAGCTCAACTTTGTTATTATTTTGAAGGAATATCGCAATTACCATATCAAATGCACAATAAATTAGTTATTGCAGTTCCTAGTGGGAACTTTGGAAATTTGACTGCAGGTCTATTAGCGCAATCTTGTGGGTTACCAGTGAAAAAGTTTATTGCTGCTACTAATGTTAATGATACTGTGCCCAGATTTTTGCAAAATGGTAATTGGGAGCCTCATCCTACTGTTTCAACGTTTTCTAATGCAATGGATGTAAGTTGCCCAAATAATTGGCCTAGAATAGAAGAATTATTTCGTCGAGAAAATAGATCTATTAAAGAATTAAAATATGGTTGTGTCAATGATATACTTACCGAAAAAACGGTTCAAGAAATTTCAGATTTAGGATATCTTTCTGAACCCCATACTGCTGTAGCGTATCGATTGTTGTCTGATCAATTAGATTCTGATGAATTTGGGATTTGTCTTGGTACTGCTCATCCTGTTAAATTTAAAGAGTTAGTAGAATGTTTTTTGAGAAAAAAAATACAAGTGGTATTACCTGTTTCATTAAAAGAACGTATGAGATTACCTATTTTATCATATGAAATACCTAAATGTTTTTCTTCGTTACGCAATCTAATTTTAAAAATAGTATCTTAA
- the rpsO gene encoding 30S ribosomal protein S15, whose translation MSWSAKRKIEIISTFGHDLKDTGSTEVQVALLTKRIDYLKNHFLKHKKDHHSRRGLLKMVAHRRRLLKYLKENHVLRYTNLIKNLGLRH comes from the coding sequence ATGTCTTGGAGTGCTAAAAGGAAAATAGAAATAATTTCTACATTTGGTCATGATCTGAAAGATACTGGTTCTACTGAGGTACAAGTTGCCTTATTAACTAAACGTATTGATTATTTGAAGAATCATTTTTTAAAACATAAGAAAGATCATCATAGTCGCCGTGGATTACTTAAAATGGTTGCTCATCGACGGAGATTGTTGAAATATTTAAAGGAAAATCACGTATTACGTTATACCAATTTAATAAAAAATTTAGGATTACGTCATTAG
- the thrB gene encoding homoserine kinase, which produces MVRVYAPASIGNIGVGFDTLGMAITPINDSLFGDCVSIEDSNIFSLKNTGCFHNQLPTQLEENIIFQCWERFCKTLGETYPLSIKLEKNIPVSSGLGSSACSIVAVLVAMNYHYGSPLNKDQLLELMGEMEGKISGSIHFDNVSPCFLGGMRLILKNCNIVNQEVPSFSNWLWVLAYPGVKISTAISRSILPNKYNREDCVNHSQYLSGFVHACHTQQESLAIGCMKDIIAEPYRSRLFPVKLSYIRHNIMKKGAISCGISGSGPTIFVLCNTYDVIEDISDWLSRFYLQNDSGFVRICSLDKRGARIMVE; this is translated from the coding sequence ATGGTTAGAGTTTATGCTCCAGCATCTATCGGTAATATTGGGGTAGGGTTCGATACGTTAGGTATGGCAATTACTCCGATAAATGATAGTTTATTTGGAGATTGTGTAAGTATTGAGGATTCTAATATTTTTAGTTTAAAAAATACAGGATGTTTTCATAATCAATTACCAACACAATTGGAAGAAAATATTATATTTCAATGTTGGGAGAGATTTTGTAAAACTTTAGGAGAAACATATCCTTTAAGTATTAAGTTAGAAAAAAATATTCCCGTTTCTTCTGGTTTGGGTTCTAGCGCTTGTTCTATAGTAGCTGTGTTAGTAGCAATGAATTATCATTACGGATCTCCACTTAATAAAGATCAGTTGCTTGAATTAATGGGGGAAATGGAAGGAAAAATTTCTGGTTCAATTCATTTTGATAATGTATCGCCTTGTTTTTTGGGAGGTATGCGTTTAATTTTAAAAAATTGTAACATTGTTAACCAAGAAGTTCCTAGTTTTAGTAATTGGTTATGGGTTTTAGCATATCCAGGGGTGAAAATATCCACTGCGATATCTCGATCAATATTACCAAATAAATATAATCGCGAAGATTGCGTTAATCACAGTCAGTATTTGTCTGGGTTTGTTCATGCTTGTCATACTCAACAAGAATCTTTAGCAATTGGATGCATGAAAGATATTATCGCAGAACCTTATCGATCGAGATTATTTCCAGTAAAGTTATCTTATATACGTCATAATATTATGAAAAAAGGTGCTATATCTTGTGGTATTTCAGGATCTGGTCCAACAATTTTTGTATTATGTAATACTTACGATGTAATAGAAGATATTTCTGATTGGCTATCACGGTTTTATTTGCAAAACGATTCAGGTTTTGTTCGAATTTGTTCCCTCGATAAGCGCGGAGCACGGATTATGGTAGAATAG
- a CDS encoding DEAD/DEAH box helicase: protein MSKTADSFMDLGLNHHIINVLHDIGYKKPLPIQTQCIPYLLAGYDVLGMAHTGSGKTAAFVLPLLHNIDINDSFSQGLIVTPTRELAIQIGRVCSDFTRYMNKINIVTLYGGQSYDIQLRALNKKPHIIVSTPGRLIDHLNRGTADLSKLKTLVIDEADEMLRMGFIEDVERIIKNVPIKRQTALFSATLPMGIRRISYRFMHNPKEVYIHTNTNMCADIKQSYWLVRGIAKHEALMRFLETEDFEAAIVFVRTKCATLEISEILEKFGYNSAALNGDMNQAIRHQTLDRLRHGSLEILIATDVAARGLDVHRISLVINYDIPINSDAYIHRIGRTGRAGRVGKSLLFVEYKEYRLLRNIERKINLNITEVRHPTIKDLLACRLAKFANKIECQLNTNNDLDIYRSLLPQIRPKQGLTIENLAAVLLKIAQGNRPLVLPPDPIIKNKSNYKIYIKNNYKNNCRINNRALKTRLKPRKISSENMDIYHISVGRNDGVKIRHIIGMLSNKIDNIRYYEIGNIKLFPFYSIIELNKGLSNNKILTQLSHARILNKPINMKLLGSTSLRNSTYHNQNFSENVYVSDKVI from the coding sequence ATGTCAAAAACAGCAGATTCTTTTATGGATTTAGGATTAAATCATCATATAATTAATGTCTTACATGATATTGGGTATAAAAAACCTTTACCTATTCAAACTCAGTGTATTCCATATTTATTGGCTGGATATGATGTATTAGGAATGGCGCATACAGGTAGCGGAAAAACCGCGGCATTTGTGTTGCCATTGCTACATAATATCGATATCAATGATTCTTTTTCTCAAGGATTGATTGTGACACCTACTCGAGAATTGGCAATTCAGATTGGAAGAGTGTGTTCTGATTTTACAAGATATATGAATAAAATAAATATCGTGACTTTATACGGAGGACAAAGCTATGACATTCAATTACGTGCTTTGAATAAGAAGCCTCATATTATTGTCAGTACTCCAGGTAGGTTAATAGATCATTTAAACCGTGGTACTGCTGATTTATCTAAATTAAAAACTTTAGTGATAGATGAGGCTGATGAGATGCTACGTATGGGGTTTATTGAAGATGTTGAGCGTATTATTAAAAATGTTCCGATTAAACGACAAACAGCGCTATTTTCTGCTACTTTGCCTATGGGTATTCGCCGCATAAGTTATAGATTTATGCATAACCCAAAAGAAGTGTATATTCATACTAATACAAATATGTGCGCTGATATTAAACAAAGTTATTGGTTAGTGCGTGGAATAGCTAAACATGAAGCATTAATGCGATTTTTAGAAACAGAAGATTTTGAAGCAGCCATTGTTTTTGTTCGTACTAAATGTGCAACATTGGAAATTTCTGAAATTTTAGAAAAATTTGGTTATAATAGCGCGGCTTTAAACGGAGATATGAATCAAGCAATACGACATCAAACGTTAGATCGATTAAGACACGGAAGTTTGGAAATTCTTATAGCTACTGATGTTGCTGCACGCGGATTAGATGTTCATCGTATTAGTTTAGTAATAAATTATGATATACCAATCAATTCTGATGCTTACATACATCGTATAGGAAGAACTGGTAGAGCGGGACGCGTCGGGAAATCTTTATTGTTTGTAGAATATAAAGAATATCGTCTATTACGTAATATTGAACGTAAAATAAATTTAAATATTACAGAAGTTCGACATCCTACTATTAAAGATTTACTTGCTTGCCGTTTGGCTAAATTTGCTAATAAAATAGAATGTCAATTAAATACTAATAATGATTTAGATATATATCGATCATTATTACCGCAAATAAGACCTAAGCAAGGTTTAACAATAGAAAATTTAGCAGCTGTTTTATTGAAAATAGCACAGGGAAATCGTCCGTTAGTATTACCTCCAGATCCAATTATTAAAAATAAATCAAACTATAAAATATACATAAAAAATAATTATAAAAATAACTGTCGTATTAATAATAGAGCTTTGAAAACTAGGTTAAAACCTAGGAAAATATCTTCTGAAAATATGGATATTTATCATATATCAGTAGGACGTAACGATGGAGTGAAAATCCGTCATATAATTGGAATGCTTTCAAATAAAATTGATAACATTCGTTATTATGAAATAGGTAATATTAAATTATTTCCTTTTTATTCTATTATTGAACTAAATAAAGGACTGTCTAATAATAAGATATTAACTCAGTTATCTCATGCACGAATTTTAAATAAACCAATAAATATGAAATTATTAGGAAGCACGTCTTTGCGTAATAGTACGTATCATAATCAAAATTTTTCTGAAAATGTATATGTATCCGATAAGGTGATATAA
- the pnp gene encoding polyribonucleotide nucleotidyltransferase, which produces MLNPIIHKFRYGKHTVILDIGTVARQANAAVMVSMSDTTVLVTVVSSNQVKLEQDFFPLVVNYQERTYAAGKFPGGFFRREGRPSENETLTSRLIDRPIRPLFPKGFTNDVQVVATVMSVNPQVDPDIVAIIGASAALSLSDIPFLGPIGAARVGYIKNKYVLNPTTTELSNSKLDLVISGTKSNILMVESESCLLSEKEILDAIIFGHEQQQTVIYNINKLVQKSGKSKFSWKEKEINMPLKTYVSELYESRSKDIYCFFDKQERHAQVDSIKKDIIKTVLNSSYNSNVVIDEKEIMYLLNYLETQSIRYRILSNKLRVDGRSKDVIREIDIKTGILPRTHGSALFTRGDTQALVTVTLGTERDAQNIDGLIGARIDRFLLHYNFPPYCVGEIGIMSAPKRREIGHGRLAKRGMLAVMPNSNEFPYTIRVVSEITESNGSSSMASICGTSLALMDAGVPIKESVAGVAMGLIKEGNDFVVLSDIVSDEDHIGDMDFKISGSRQGITALQMDIKTDGITYDIINIALEKAKHARFQILDLMDKIIKVPKKEISKFAPRIYSIKVNPGKIKDVIGKGGSVIRSLTEETNTIIDIEDDGTIRIVSLDYDKAKQAIRRINDITANVEIGAIYTGKVTHIVEFGAFVTILSGKEGLVHISQISERRINKVTDCLKLGQEVLVKVLEIDRQGRIRLSMKGITAV; this is translated from the coding sequence TTGTTAAATCCGATTATTCATAAATTTAGATATGGAAAACATACTGTAATTTTAGACATTGGAACTGTAGCTCGTCAGGCTAATGCTGCAGTCATGGTTAGTATGAGTGATACTACAGTACTTGTTACTGTAGTTAGTTCTAATCAAGTAAAATTAGAACAAGATTTTTTTCCTCTTGTTGTAAATTATCAAGAACGCACATATGCTGCTGGAAAATTTCCAGGAGGCTTCTTTCGCAGGGAAGGCCGCCCAAGTGAAAATGAAACGTTAACATCTCGTTTGATCGATCGTCCTATTCGGCCATTATTTCCCAAAGGATTTACTAATGATGTACAAGTAGTTGCTACAGTTATGTCAGTGAATCCGCAGGTGGATCCAGATATCGTAGCCATAATAGGAGCCTCTGCTGCGTTAAGTTTATCTGATATTCCATTTTTGGGACCAATTGGAGCAGCTAGAGTTGGTTATATTAAAAATAAATACGTACTAAACCCAACAACGACGGAGTTATCTAATAGTAAGTTGGATTTGGTTATTTCAGGTACTAAATCTAATATTTTGATGGTGGAATCGGAATCATGTTTACTAAGTGAAAAAGAAATATTAGATGCTATTATATTTGGACACGAACAACAACAAACAGTGATTTACAATATTAATAAATTAGTTCAAAAATCTGGAAAATCTAAATTTTCTTGGAAAGAAAAAGAAATTAACATGCCTTTAAAAACATATGTATCTGAATTATACGAGTCTCGTTCTAAAGATATATATTGTTTTTTTGATAAACAGGAGCGTCATGCTCAAGTTGATAGCATAAAGAAAGATATAATAAAGACTGTTCTTAATAGTAGTTATAATAGTAATGTCGTTATAGATGAAAAGGAAATAATGTATCTTTTGAATTACCTAGAAACACAATCGATTCGTTATCGTATTCTGTCAAATAAATTGCGTGTGGATGGACGTTCAAAAGATGTAATTCGTGAAATAGATATAAAAACGGGTATACTACCTCGTACTCATGGATCAGCATTATTTACTAGAGGCGACACTCAAGCATTAGTAACTGTTACACTTGGTACAGAACGTGATGCACAGAATATTGATGGACTAATTGGAGCTCGTATTGATAGATTTTTATTGCATTATAATTTTCCGCCATATTGTGTTGGAGAAATAGGAATTATGAGCGCCCCAAAAAGAAGAGAAATTGGGCATGGACGATTAGCAAAGCGTGGAATGTTAGCGGTTATGCCTAATTCTAACGAATTTCCTTATACAATACGTGTAGTGTCGGAAATTACTGAATCTAATGGATCATCTTCCATGGCGTCTATTTGCGGAACATCTCTGGCATTAATGGATGCCGGAGTGCCGATTAAAGAATCAGTTGCCGGTGTTGCTATGGGATTAATTAAAGAAGGAAACGATTTTGTGGTATTATCCGATATTGTAAGTGATGAAGATCATATTGGAGACATGGATTTTAAAATATCTGGTAGTCGTCAGGGCATTACGGCATTGCAAATGGACATTAAAACAGATGGAATTACTTATGATATTATAAATATTGCATTAGAAAAAGCAAAACATGCGAGATTTCAAATACTAGATCTTATGGATAAAATTATTAAGGTTCCTAAAAAAGAAATTTCAAAATTTGCACCAAGAATATATAGTATCAAAGTTAATCCAGGTAAGATTAAAGATGTTATAGGGAAAGGAGGATCTGTTATTCGTTCATTGACTGAAGAAACTAATACTATTATTGATATTGAAGATGATGGAACCATCAGAATAGTTTCTTTAGATTATGATAAAGCAAAACAAGCTATTCGAAGAATTAACGATATTACTGCAAATGTTGAAATAGGAGCGATTTATACTGGAAAAGTTACGCATATTGTTGAATTTGGAGCGTTCGTAACGATTTTATCTGGAAAAGAAGGATTAGTACATATTTCTCAGATTTCTGAAAGAAGAATAAATAAAGTGACTGATTGTTTAAAATTAGGACAAGAAGTATTAGTAAAAGTATTAGAAATAGATCGTCAAGGGCGAATTCGTTTAAGTATGAAGGGAATAACAGCAGTGTAA
- the thrA gene encoding bifunctional aspartate kinase/homoserine dehydrogenase I, whose protein sequence is MRVLKFGGTSLSNANQFIHVANIIEKNAQEEQIAVVLSAPAMITNHLVSIIDHTLNGSSILEYIHNIEIIFNTLLKDINQIQPGFSHIALHAILEKEFVHLKNLLHGISLLKFCPDNVNASIICLGEKLSIILMEGLLIARKLQITVINPVDNLVAQGRGYLASMVNIEESARRIQNIPISHSNIILMAGFTAGNDQGELVALGRNGSDYSAAILAACLGANRCEIWTDVDGIYTCDPHQVPNAKLLHSLSYQEAMELSYFGAKILHPRTIVPIAQFHIPCLIKNVFKPNAPGTLIGAINNDSTNMVKGITYLNDMVMLNVSGPGMKGMIGMAARVFSAMSKAICSVVLITQSSSEYSISFCVPYQELSKACTSLNDEFNLELKNGLLEPIDVIQDLAIISVVGDGMRTQLGLSNKLFGALARANINIIAIAQGSSERSISVVVKNKVTAIGIRVAHQMLFSIDQLIEVFIIGSGGVGTALIEQIRRQRHWLKNKHIDLRVCGITNSRVMYININGIDLNHWKLSLKKAHESCDLSKLIDVIKENHLLNPVIVDCTSSVDVADHYVNFLLNGCHVIAPNKKANTGSMKRYRTLRKAMITSRRKFLYDTNVGAGLPVIENLQKLLNAGDELISFSGILSGSLSFIFGKLDEGLSLSSATLLAKKKGYTEPDPRDDLSGIDVARKLLILAREVGYELELEDVQIDPVIPHDFMSEHNTDSFFEKLYLLDDIFLSKSKKAYELGHVLRYVGNIQKGQCRVQIESIDNNHPLFKVKDGENALAFFTRYYQPLPLVLRGYGAGNDVTAAGVFADLLRTLS, encoded by the coding sequence ATGCGAGTATTGAAATTTGGTGGAACTTCGCTTTCTAATGCAAATCAATTTATTCATGTCGCCAATATTATTGAAAAAAATGCTCAAGAAGAACAAATAGCAGTAGTATTATCAGCACCTGCAATGATTACTAATCATCTAGTATCCATTATCGATCACACATTAAATGGTAGTTCTATTTTAGAATATATTCACAATATAGAAATTATTTTTAATACTTTATTAAAAGATATAAATCAAATTCAACCAGGATTTAGTCATATAGCTCTACATGCTATATTAGAAAAAGAGTTCGTTCATTTAAAAAATTTATTACATGGAATTTCATTATTAAAATTTTGTCCAGACAATGTAAATGCTAGTATTATTTGTTTAGGAGAAAAATTATCTATTATCTTAATGGAAGGTTTATTAATAGCAAGAAAGCTCCAAATAACTGTTATTAATCCAGTGGATAATCTTGTAGCACAAGGAAGAGGATATCTTGCTTCTATGGTCAATATTGAAGAATCTGCACGACGTATTCAAAACATACCTATTTCTCATTCAAATATTATATTAATGGCTGGATTTACTGCAGGTAATGATCAAGGAGAATTAGTTGCTTTAGGTCGGAATGGTTCTGATTATTCAGCTGCAATTTTAGCGGCTTGCTTAGGAGCCAATCGTTGTGAAATTTGGACAGATGTAGATGGCATTTATACATGTGATCCGCATCAAGTACCAAATGCAAAATTATTACATTCATTATCTTATCAAGAGGCCATGGAGCTTTCTTATTTTGGGGCTAAAATTTTACATCCCCGCACTATCGTTCCAATTGCTCAATTCCATATACCTTGTTTAATAAAAAATGTTTTTAAGCCTAATGCTCCTGGAACATTAATTGGGGCAATTAATAATGATTCAACTAATATGGTCAAAGGCATTACATATCTAAATGATATGGTAATGTTAAATGTTTCTGGGCCAGGAATGAAAGGTATGATTGGTATGGCTGCTCGTGTATTTTCAGCAATGTCTAAAGCCATATGTTCAGTAGTATTAATTACTCAATCATCCTCTGAATATAGCATAAGTTTTTGTGTACCTTATCAAGAATTATCAAAAGCTTGTACTTCATTGAATGACGAGTTTAATTTGGAGTTAAAAAATGGCCTTTTAGAACCAATAGATGTAATACAAGATCTTGCGATTATTTCAGTTGTCGGCGATGGCATGCGTACTCAATTAGGTTTATCTAACAAATTATTTGGTGCATTAGCTCGTGCTAATATTAATATTATTGCAATTGCCCAAGGGTCTTCAGAGCGTTCTATTTCGGTAGTTGTAAAAAATAAGGTTACTGCTATTGGAATTAGGGTGGCTCATCAAATGTTGTTTAGTATTGATCAATTAATAGAAGTATTTATTATTGGATCTGGAGGTGTTGGTACTGCTTTAATAGAACAAATCAGACGTCAGAGACATTGGTTAAAAAATAAACACATTGATTTACGAGTATGTGGAATTACTAATTCACGAGTGATGTATATCAACATAAATGGAATTGATTTAAATCATTGGAAATTATCACTTAAAAAAGCACATGAATCTTGTGATTTGAGTAAATTAATAGATGTTATAAAAGAAAATCATTTGTTAAATCCAGTTATTGTTGATTGTACTAGCAGTGTTGATGTTGCTGATCATTATGTAAATTTTTTGTTAAATGGTTGTCATGTAATTGCTCCAAATAAGAAAGCTAATACTGGATCTATGAAACGTTATAGAACGCTGAGAAAGGCTATGATAACATCACGAAGAAAATTTTTGTACGATACTAATGTAGGGGCTGGATTACCAGTTATAGAAAATTTGCAAAAATTATTGAATGCTGGAGATGAACTAATAAGCTTTTCAGGTATTCTATCCGGATCTTTATCTTTTATTTTTGGAAAATTAGATGAGGGACTATCGTTATCTTCTGCAACTTTGTTAGCTAAGAAGAAAGGTTATACTGAACCAGATCCTAGAGATGATCTTTCTGGTATAGATGTTGCTAGAAAATTATTAATTTTAGCTCGAGAAGTTGGATATGAATTAGAGTTAGAGGATGTTCAAATTGATCCAGTAATACCACATGATTTCATGAGCGAACATAATACGGATAGTTTTTTTGAAAAATTATATTTGTTAGATGATATTTTTTTGAGCAAATCTAAGAAAGCATATGAATTAGGACATGTATTACGTTATGTTGGAAATATACAAAAAGGACAATGTCGTGTACAAATTGAGTCTATTGACAATAATCATCCATTATTTAAAGTAAAAGATGGAGAAAATGCTCTTGCATTCTTTACACGGTATTATCAACCGTTGCCATTGGTATTACGCGGGTATGGCGCAGGAAATGATGTTACGGCAGCAGGAGTATTTGCAGATTTATTACGTACTTTATCATAA